In the Halorussus salinus genome, AGGAGGTACGTCGTCGCCTCGTCGTCCAGAATCCGGGCGTCGGTCGGGGTTCGCGCTCGGGAGTCGGCGACGACGCGGGCCGGGTGGGCGCTCGCGTCGCGCTCTCGCCGGGCGACCTGTCGCTCGGGCTCCTCGACGGTCAGGTGCGGGTCGTCGGCCAGCACGGTTCCGACGCCGACCATCACCGCGTCGCTCTCCGCCCGGAGGGCGTCCATCCGGTCGAAATCGTCGGGACCGCTGATAGCTATCTGTTCGCGGCGCTTCGACGAGAGTTTCCCGTCGGCGCTCGTCGCGGCGTTGACGACCACGCGCATACCCCCGCTAACGCGTCAGTCGGAAAACCGCTTTCGGTCGATTTATGTCTCGGACCGTGTACTTCGAGGTGTGCGCCGCTATCGTGTCGTCTTCGCCCTCTTGGTCCTCGTCTGTGCCAGCACGCTCGGGTACAGTTACGTCTCGTCGCCCGCCAACGCCGCGGTGACGACCTACGAGCGACAGGCCGACCTCCCGGCCGACGAGCGGACCGCGGTGTTCCCCGCCACCGGGAACGTCACCGTCGTCGCCGGACACGGCATGAAAGGCGAGTCCGCCGCGCTCGTGGCGTTCGGTCCCGAGGGACGAGTCCTCTATCACAACGACACGTTCCACGGCTACTTCGACGTGGACCCCGTGAAGGGGACCGAGACGACCGTCGAGTACGTCGCCGAGCGCGACTACGACGGCGACGACTGCAACGGCAAGTGTACCGTCTCGGTTGTCGAGCGACTCAACCTCACGACCGGCGAAATCGAGCGCATCTACTCGCGGGTCATCCCCGCCGACCGAGGAGCCAACTGGCACGACGTGGACCGACTCGGCGAAAACCGACTGTTGGTGGGTGCCATCAACACCGACGAGATGTACGTCGTCAACACGACGACCGGGATGACGACGTGGGAGTGGTCCACCAAGCAGGCCTACCCAATCTCGGGCGGCGGTCCCTACCCGGCCGACTGGGCGCATCTCAACGACGTGGAGCGACTGCCCGACGGCCGGTACATGACCAGCCTCCGGAATCAGGACGCGGTGGTCTTCGTGGACCGCCGGACCGGCGTGCAGGAGAACTGGACGCTCGGCTCCGACGGTGCCCATCAAATCCTCTACGAACAGCACAACCCCGACTACATCCCCGAGTCCGAAGGCGGTCCGGCGGTCATCGTCGCCGACTCGCTCAACGACCGCCTCGTGGAGTACCAGCGCGTGAACGGCTCGTGGGAGCAGTCGTGGGTCTGGTCGGACGACGAGATGAAGTGGCCCCGCGACGCCGACCGCCTCCCGAACGGCAACACGCTCGTCGCCGACACCAACGCCCACCGCGTGCTGGAGGTTGACGAGACCGGCGCGGTCGTCTGGGAGGCCCCCTTCTACGCGCCCTACGAACTCGAACGCCTCGGCACCGGCGACGAGAGTGCGGGCGGGCCGAGCGCCGTCGCCGCGGACTTGGACTCGCGTGTTACCGACTCGACCGACAGAGACGGCAACACGACTTCCGTCGCGGGGTACACGCCCCGGAAGGTCAGCAACAGCATCTCGTTCGTCCTGCCCGTCTGGATGGGTCTGAGCGACGCCGGGGCCGCGGTCCTCCTCGTCCTGTCGGCGCTGGCGTGGGCCGGGTTGGAGTACCGGCACTCCTCGGTTTCGCTGTCGTTCCAGTGGCCGGTTCGTCGGGAGTGAACGATTACTCCTCGGTCGCGATTCGCGGGAGTTGAAACGCGTAGACGACGAGACCGAGACCGACGAAGAACGCGGCCGTCTGGAGGTAACTCAGGTACTTCGCCAGCGCGAAGCGCCGCCGCTCGTATCGGACCTGCCGCACCGCGACGTACTCCCCATCGTATCGGACCAGTGCGGGCGTCGCGAGCCGAATCCGGTCCACCGTCGCCTCCCGAGGAGTCCGCTCGGTGACGGTGAGCGTCTTCGCGGCCGACCCGTTCCGGACGGCGCGTCGGACGAGCGGCGGTGCCGCCTCGAATTCGGTGCTGAACGCTCGCACCAACACCGTCCGGTTCACTCGCTCCAGACGGAGGACCGCCGACCCGCCGACCGCCTCCGCCCGCGGTTCGTAGAACTCGCCGTCGAGGTAGACGTACCGGTAGTCCGCGGAGACGGCCACTTCGCCGTCCCCGTCCCGATACAGTCGGGTCTCCTCGACGGTGAGCGTCCCGTTCGCTCCGACCCGCCGCTCGAACAGACACGACCGTCGGTGTGCGGTCCCGGTGCAGGCGGCGACGGCCGAGTCGCCGGTCGCTATCAGGTTCGAATCGTCGAGGGCGGACGCGTTGACTCGCTCCGCTCGGAGTTCGAACGTGACCCGGTCGGGTCCGCCGTCGGGGTAGAGGTACATCGGGTTCAACAGCAGGAGGACGCCGAGTATCGCCAACCCGATTCCGGCGTCGTGTGCAGAGACCATCCGTCCACGCACGCACGACGGACAGATACATGACAATTTCGGCGAGCGGACCGGTCCGAGAGCCGAGAGGCGTCGGACGCGACCAGCGGAAGCGACGGCCGACCCCCGTGACGAACACTTTTAATCCGTCCGGGCAAAGTTCCGGTGATGAGTTTGGACGACCATGCCGAGGACCTCGCCTCCGACCTCGGCGTAGACAAGGAGGAGGTCAAGGCGGACCTCGAAAACTTAGTGGAGTACAGCGTCCCGGTGGACGAAGCGAAACAGAGTCTCCGGCGGAAGTACGGCGACGGCGGCGGAGGTTCCAGCGAACCCTCACGCGCGGACGTGGCCGACATCTCCACCGAGGACAGCAACGTCACCGTCACCGCGAAGGTGCTGACGGTCGGCAAACGCTCGATTCGGTATCAGGGCAACGAGCAGACCATCCACGAGGGCGAACTCGCCGACGAGACCGGGAAAATCTCCTACACCGCGTGGGAGGACTTCGGTCTCTCGGCGGGCGACACGATTACCGCGGGCAACGCTGGCGTCCGCGAGTGGGAGGGCGACCCCGAACTGAACCTCGGTGAGAGTACGAACGTCGCCTTCGAGGAGGGCATCGACGTGTCCTACCCCGTCGGGGGCGACGCGGACCTCGCGGACCTCGAACCCGGCGACCGGGGCATCAACCTCGACGTGCAGGTGGTCGAAGTCGAGACCAAGACCATCGACGGCCGCGACGGCGAGACCGAAATCAAGAGCGGCGTCCTCGCCGACGAGAGCGCCCGCCTCCCGTTCACCGACTGGGAGGCTCGCCCCGAGGTCGCGGAGGGCAAGACGTTGCGACTCGAAGACGTGTACGTCCGGGAGTTCCGCGGGGTGCCCTCGGTCAACCTCTCGGAGTTCACCGAAGTCGCGCCCCTCGACCGCGAGTTGGCCATCAGCGACACCGGCACGCGGATGACCGTCCGGGACGCCGTCGAGACCGGCGGTGCCTACGACGTGGAGGTCGTCGGGAGCATCGTGGCGGTCCGGGACGGGTCGGGCCTCATCGAGCGGTGTCCCGAGTGCGGTCGGGTCATCCAGAACGGCCAGTGTCGGAGCCACGGCGACGTGGACGGGCAGGACGACCTGCGCGTGAAGGCCATCGTGGACGACGGGACCGGAACGGTCACGGCGGTCCTCGACGCCGAGCGCACCGAGGAGGTCTACGGCGGCGACGTGGACGACGCCAAGGCCCAAGCCCGCGACGCGATGGACAAGGAAGTCGTCGCCGACAGCATCCGCGAGCGCGTCGTCGGCCACGAGTACCGCGTCCGGGGGAACCTCTCGGTGGACGACTACGGCGCGAACCTCGAAGTCACCGAGTTCGCCCGCTCTGAGGACTCGCCCGCCGACCGCGCGGACGCCCTGCTGGCGGAGGTGGCAGAATGAGTTCCAACGGAGACGGCGACGGCGACGACCAAGGCGGCGCGGGCCGCCGCGAGGTCGCGTGGCGCGTCTTCGCCGCGGAGTACGACGACTCGGACTTCGACTACTCGGAGAGCGACGAGGAGCGCGCGCCCAACTACGTGGTCACGCCGACCGGTGCCCGCGTCAACCGCCTGTTCGTGGTCGGGGTCCTGACGGAGGTCGAGGCGGTCAGCGACGACGTGTTGCGCGGCCGGGTCGTGGACCCGACCGGCGCGTTCGTCCTCTACGCCGGGCAGTACCAGCCCGACGAGATGGCTTTCTTGGAGAAGGCTTCTCCTCCGGCGTTCGTCGCGGTGACGGGCAAGGCCCGGACCTTCCAACCCGACGACTCGGACCGCGTGTTCACCTCGATCCGTCCCGAGTCCATCAACCGCGTGGACGCCGATACCCGCGACCGCTGGGTGGTCCAGACCGCCGAGCAGACCCTCTCGCGGGTCTCGACGGTCGCCGACGCCATCGACTCCGGCGAACGCGGCGACGCGCTCCGGACGGCGCTGGAGCAAAACGGCGTGGACGCGGGACTCGCGTCGGGCATCCCGCTCGCGCTCGACCACTACGGCACGACGAAGGCGTACCTCGCGGAGATGTGGGACCTCGCGGTCGATTCGGCCCGCGTCGTCTCGGGCGAACTCGCGGCCGACGACGTGGGACCGCTCGAACTCGCGCCCGGCGAGGGCGGCGACGACGCGGCCGTGGACTTCGACTACGCGCTCCCGGACGCGACCGACGAGGTCTCTGCCCTCGACACCGAGGCCGAGGAGACCACGCAGACCGATGCGGAACCGAGCGAAAGCACGCCAGATAGTGCCGACGAAACGGCAAAAGTTTCCAAAAGCACGACGGAGCTGTCCGAGGAGACCGCCGAGGAGTCGCCCACGTCCGAACCGGATTCGACCGCATCCGAACCGGAATCGGCCGACACGGACCTCGGTGAGACTCCCGAACCCGAGACCGAGACGACCGCCGACGCGGAATCGACCGCCGACGCGGAATCGACCGCCGACGAGTCCGCGACCGCAGACACCGAACTCGG is a window encoding:
- a CDS encoding arylsulfotransferase family protein, whose product is MRRYRVVFALLVLVCASTLGYSYVSSPANAAVTTYERQADLPADERTAVFPATGNVTVVAGHGMKGESAALVAFGPEGRVLYHNDTFHGYFDVDPVKGTETTVEYVAERDYDGDDCNGKCTVSVVERLNLTTGEIERIYSRVIPADRGANWHDVDRLGENRLLVGAINTDEMYVVNTTTGMTTWEWSTKQAYPISGGGPYPADWAHLNDVERLPDGRYMTSLRNQDAVVFVDRRTGVQENWTLGSDGAHQILYEQHNPDYIPESEGGPAVIVADSLNDRLVEYQRVNGSWEQSWVWSDDEMKWPRDADRLPNGNTLVADTNAHRVLEVDETGAVVWEAPFYAPYELERLGTGDESAGGPSAVAADLDSRVTDSTDRDGNTTSVAGYTPRKVSNSISFVLPVWMGLSDAGAAVLLVLSALAWAGLEYRHSSVSLSFQWPVRRE
- a CDS encoding Single-stranded DNA binding protein, with protein sequence MSLDDHAEDLASDLGVDKEEVKADLENLVEYSVPVDEAKQSLRRKYGDGGGGSSEPSRADVADISTEDSNVTVTAKVLTVGKRSIRYQGNEQTIHEGELADETGKISYTAWEDFGLSAGDTITAGNAGVREWEGDPELNLGESTNVAFEEGIDVSYPVGGDADLADLEPGDRGINLDVQVVEVETKTIDGRDGETEIKSGVLADESARLPFTDWEARPEVAEGKTLRLEDVYVREFRGVPSVNLSEFTEVAPLDRELAISDTGTRMTVRDAVETGGAYDVEVVGSIVAVRDGSGLIERCPECGRVIQNGQCRSHGDVDGQDDLRVKAIVDDGTGTVTAVLDAERTEEVYGGDVDDAKAQARDAMDKEVVADSIRERVVGHEYRVRGNLSVDDYGANLEVTEFARSEDSPADRADALLAEVAE